ACATGTTTCCTTACTTTTTTCATTAGCTTGGATTATTTTGTCTCTTCTTTGTTTAAAGATCATTCATCCTAAAATCGTGATTGCCTTTCACTCGATCAAACCAGTTTGGACTAAATTCGTTCCATTTATCATCTTGTACTTTTTGTTAGAAACTTTTGTCGCAGTCCAACGATTCTCCAATAACCTAGATTATGTATTTAATTAATTTTCATTTTTCAGATCTATCTTTCCTTTCCTTCATGATAAAATAAGAACAAAATAGGTTAAGGGAAGTGGAAGAATGGAGGAAATATATCTAGATAATAGTGCGACAACGAAACCATATCCGGAAGTTGCTGAAAAAGTAATAGAAATGTTGACAAAATATTACGGTAATCCATCCTCTATCCATCGCCTTGGTTTAGAAAGTAAATCTGAAGTAGAAACAGCAAGAAAAAATTTAGCGGATTCCCTAGCAGTACACCCCAATGAAATTTATTTCACATCTGGCGGAACAGAATCCAATAACATTGCAATAAAAGGAGCTTGCTTGGCAAAGAGTAACATTGGCAACCATATTGTTACTACGGTTGCAGAGCACCCTTCCGTAACAAAAACGGTTCGTGATTTAAAAAGGCAAGGCTGGAAAGTATCTTATATCCCTGTACGAAATGGGAAATTAAATATTGAAAAGCTGGAAAATGCCATTCAAACGAATACCGTACTTGTTAGTACAATGTTAGTGAATAATGAGACCGGTTATATTTTTCCTGTTCGTAAAATAAAAGAGATCATAGAACGCAAAAACTCTTCAGCTCTTTTGCATTGCGATGCTGTACAAGGGTATGGGAAGCTTCCTTTTACAGCAGATAGCTTAGGAGCTGATTTAATCACTATAAGTTCTCATAAAATACACGGGCCAAAAGGAGTCGGTGCGCTTTATGTGAAGAAAGATACCCCTCTTTACTCTTTACATCTAGGGGGTGGACAAGAGCGAGGGCTACGTTCTGGTACAGAAAATACGTCATCTATCGCAGGATTCGGAGTAGCGGTTAAAAGAACTTTTGACAATATGGAGGAAAATGTTACTCATATTCGGGAAATTCGAGATTATTGTTTGGAAAGTGTACAGAATAAACTTCCCCAAGCAATCCTTCATTCTTCAAAATACGGAGCACCGCACATTGTTCACTTTTCTCTTCCTGGTTTTTTAAACAGTGAGGTGGTTACAGAATTGAGCAGGCAAAACATTTTTATATCAGGAGCAGCAGCTTGTAAGTCTAATCACTCTCGAGGTCCATCCATGTTAGAGTCCCTAGGGCTTACCCGTGAAATGGCAAATAGCGCATTAAGAATTAGTTTGTCCTATCAAAACACAAAAGAAGATATAGACCGATTGATAAATGGATTAAAACAAATTAACACACTTAAAGAGCTCGCTGAAAAGTGAGCTCTTTACATTTTTTCCCACAGTTATATTCCTTATAATTGAGAAAAATAGAAAAAACATCAAGAATCATATTAAAATGGGGTGAAAAAATGAAAAAAATCAATGTAGCATGGTTTTGCTTTTTATTGTTGTTAACGTCATGTAATGTAAATGAAAATGATCAAGGTCAGAATGAATTGAATAATGAAAAGGACAATATTTCTAGTTTAAGAACAGACTTGGATAGCAAAAATTATCCACATACTCAGCCTGTAAAAATTCAGGATGCTAAATATGAATTTAGAACCATCAATGGTAAAGGTCAAAATAATATCCAATCTCCAAATTTTCAAATGAACCAAAATCAAACTCAACAACGACAAGACTATTCAAGACTACAAAACACAAATAACATTCAAGCCAAGCAAAAAAATCAGCAACAAACACAAGAACAGATAACCAAAAAACAAAATAATCAAAACCAAAATGTGGATCAAGGTAAAACCCAAGAAAATAAAAATCAAACTACACAAGATAACAAAGCAAATAATAATTTTGTTCAATCTGTTATCGAATTAACCAATGTGGAAAGACAGAAGCAAGGTCTTCCAGTGTTAGAGGGATATACTGAATTAAGCAACGTAGCTCAAGAAAAAGCACAAGATATGAATCAAAAAGGTTATTTTTCCCATACTAGTCCTACTTACGGGTCACCATTCGATATGATACGGGATTTTGGGATTAATTATCAATCAGCTGGGGAAAATATCGCAAAAGGTCAGAAATCCCCTGAAGAAGTTGTGAATGCATGGATGAATAGTGAGGGCCATCGTGCTAATATTCTAGATAACAAATTTACACATATTGGAGTTGGCTTTGATCCAGGTGGAAACCAGTGGGTACAAATGTTTATTAAGAAATAAAAAGAAAAATAAAGTGAAACTTAAATCAGTGGCTGTCCCTCACTGATTGTTAGCACCAAGGGTATGACCTAAAGGCTCTTGAACCAATCGGACATTTACGGGCAGCCACCCATGTAGCAAGGTTCACCAACAAGGATGAAAAATTTATTGTTTTATTTTCATGAGAGTTTCTCACCACCTACTCTTTTCTTCTCACTTAAGACGTGAGGTGAGGGGGTATTACTGCCTGTTCATGCGGGATAAAAAGCGAGCCTCTATTTTGAGCGCTCGCTCTCTTCGATAAATTCATTTTATTCTTTCTCTAAAAGAGCTACACATTCCACATGAACAGTATGTGGAAATAGATCTACAGGCTGTACTACTTTCAATTTATAACCAAAAGGCTCCAATTCCTTAATATCTGTAGCAAAGGTTTCAGGGTTACATGAAACATATACAATACGATCTGGTTGGGATCTTCCTATTCTTCTCATTACTTTTCCACCGGCACCTGAACGTGGAGGGTCCAAAAGTAAAAGTTCGGGATGTCCAAATTCTTCAAGTATTTGATCAATCCCCTTTCTTGCGTCCTTAGCTAAGAAGTAGGTATTAGGTATTTCGTTATCCTTAGCATTTCTTTTTGCAGACTCGATAGAACTTTCCACAATTTCTATTCCTGCCATTTTACCTACACGATCAGCAAATGGTAATGAAAAAGTTCCAACGCCACAAAACAGATCAATCATTTTTTCTGACTTTTGCGGTTTCCCCATTTCAAGAGCCAAGTCAACGAGCTTTTGTGCTTGAACGGGATTTGTTTGGAAAAAGGTATCAAACCAAAGTCTATAACGGTAACCTGCCATTTCATCATTAATAAAGTCTCTTCCGTGTAATATATGACTTTTTTCAGATTGAGTACGATCCCCCCAGTCGGTGTTTTCCAACCACATTAAACTTTTAACTTGTGGAAACGTGGAAGTAATTCTGCTTACTAAATCATTAATTGGGACACTTAACTCACCTTCGGGTGGATCTGTTGCAAATAAAGCGAGCATTATTTCCCCTGTTGCGAAGGATTGTCGTACCATTAAATGACGAAGTAAACCCTCATGCGCATCTTTATCATAGCCTTTTAGATAGTGTTCCCTCGCCCATTGAGCCACTTCCATCGCAGCTTCAACCATTTCTTTCCCGGCAATCAAACAAGTCTCAAGAGAAATAATTTTACGCCAATTTCCTTGTTCATGTAGACCTAATTCACCTTCTGGAGAAAATGTGAATTCCATTTTATTTCGATAATGCCATTGATCATCCATTCCAATTGTATCTAGGACGAGATTGGTGTCAAAACCTTGAGAACCAATAGATTCTCTCACATGATCAGTTTTTTGTTCTAATTGCCCTTCATAGCTCCAGTGCTGCCACACACATCCTCCACATAGATCAAAATGGGGACATGGTGGGGTCACCCTTTCAGAATGAGTTTTCAATATTTCATCGGGCATCGCTTTCCATCTTTTACGATCAGGCGAATCCACAGTAACTCGAACTGTTTCACCAGGCAATGTTTGAGGAATAGTAAGTTTTAATTTTTTTGGATTTTCATTTCCCGTTTCACGCCAAACGACAGCTTGTCCAGAACCTTTTTTATCTAGTTGACGGATTTCGGCTTCAAAAACTTGACCAATTTCTGGTTTCATTCCTATCCCTCCTCGTAAATGGTTATATTCGCCAACAGGTTGTTCTCAAGTATATTGACTAGGCAACAATTCTTTTTTTCTATAACAAAATTTACAAAGGCTATCATACCAAACTTGATATTTCTTATCAATAAAAATATAAGTTTCGATTTTTGTTCATAGAGTATCCTCAATTCTTACCTATATTTAAAGTATAATAAAAGTGTTAATAAAGGATAGTTTTACCTTAAAATAAAAATAAAATTGGTTTAATTCATGGGGTGTATCGAAATGGGTATTTTAAGTAAATGGCTCGAAAGTTTAGATTATAGTTATGAAGTCCTTCAAACATGCACACGATATGCGAGTCATCGTTCTAAATGCCAAAAGTGTGCGGATTCTTGCCCGAAAGACGCCATCATTTTTAAAAATAATGTTCCAACCATTGAATATAGTCGATGTGACCAGTGTGGTGAATGCTTATCAGCTTGTCCAATCCAAGCTATCGCTGGAATTTTCCCTAAAAGAACGATAACACGAAGTCAATTAATTCTTTCTGGTGAGTTTACCCCTTCCACTAAGGAACTGCTTATTTACTATAAAAAAGGGATAAAATCAATCCTATTTACTGATGATTCTGTTTATAATCAATGTAAACAAGTACTTTCTGAAACAAATAAGACCTTAGACATTTTGAATGAGTCTAATTTTACTTTCGAAATTAAAAAATTGGATCCAAATACTGAGAGTCTTTCAAGACGAGAACTGCTCTTCCATTGGAAAAATGATTCTGAGCAAGTAATGAAAGAATTCACCCCTGCGAAATGGAGATTTAATCAAACCGATCTTGATTTACCAAGGCATTACCCTGATTACCAATTTGCAGAAATTACTTTAAATAGTGATAAATGTGTCTTGTGTAAGGCTTGTGAAAAACTATGTAACAAAAAGTGTTTAGAGATAAATGAGGATTACTTTTTAATAGATTCCCAAAGATGTAGTGCTTGTCAACTGTGTCAAGACATATGTCCTGAAAAAGCAATTTCAGTTTCGGAAAAAATTTCTAGGCATAATCCACTACAATTTAAAGTTTATAATAAAACATGCACTAAGTGTAATAATCCCTTTCAAACCATGTCCAACGATGAAACTACGTGTTTTATATGTGATAGAAGCTCTGATTTTTTAAAAGGATTTTAAAAGCAAAGAAGGACTAGCATTAGTTTTTTATCTAGCTAGTCTTTTTTGTGTGATTGAAAGGAAAAGCAAACCCAAACCATTTGAAGGTTTGGGTTTGCTTTTATAAAAATATTGAAGTGGAAATGGCTGCAGCTAATAAAATATAGCGTAGGATGAATCCTCCCACTAGTACTCCAGCTTCTGTCACAACAGTAGGAACTAGGTGTAGAACCCCCGTTGAAGTTGCAGCAACCTCTGCCTCTGCAGATTGTTTCTTAGATGATCTTCTTCCGAGTAATAATTCAATACCCTCAATAAGCATTGGTAGACCTAATCCAAATAACATGAGGCCTAACCAAAATAGAAGGCTCCAATTACCTGTGATAATGGACTTGATAGATAAATAAGCTACCTCATTAGCATTCATAGTTACATAGAACATGAAGAAGATGATAAGAACCTCTAGTGCTAATAAAACTAGATGTGTTTTCTTTAACCATTTTAATCCATGTGCTGCATGACGGTTAACAAGACTAGCGAGTAATACTGTAGCTGCTATTCCTGTAGACATTGCAGAAACTACAAATAAAATAGGTAGAATAGATGTGTTCCATAGAGGTACAGCTTTTACTACACCAATCAGTAATCCTGTGTAAGCAGCAGTACCTACTGCAAAGATAACACCGATGATATCAACAATTTTCGGAACATTCTTTTTGAAATATAGCATTACTGCTTTAAAAAGGGCTATCATCATAAATATGGAAAGGATGATTGTACCATTAGTCATCATTGAGCTAGGAAAGTTCACGAACAAATATATGAAACGTAACGGATCCTTTAGTCCTGCTTCTGCATCAAATACAAGTAATAATAACCCTATTCCAAGTAAGGCTGGAGCTAAAAAATATCCTGTCTTTTGAATAGTAGTTGATAATGGTGACTTATTGCTAACTACATAAGCAGTTAGGTACGCTCCTGCGCTCAGTCCTGCTAGAAATAAATACCAAGCAATAATTGTTCCCCATGCCATTTCTATCACCTCACATAATATATTTTAGGCTTAGTACCCAAATCCGGTCTTAGTAGTGCTGCTTTACGTGCAATAATTTCCTTGCTAATTGTACTATTTGGATCATCTAAGTCCCCAAAAATACGTGCAGAAGAGATACATGTGTTAACACATGCAGGAATATCTTCGATGTTTGATGATGCCCCTGAAGTTGCTTCTGCCTCACCAGAAGCGCCAGCCACAGCAATTACACCCTCGTAACAGAATTTACATTTTAAGACAACACCTGTTTCATGATGTTGAACACGTGCATCGTATGGGCAGGCAACCATACAATATTTACATCCAATACAACGGTCTTCATCTACCAATACAAATCCATGTTCTGTTTGATATGTTGCTCCTGTTGGACAGACCTCTTTACATGGAGGATTTTCACAGTGCTGACATTGAACTGGCAAAACTTGAAAACTCACATTTGGAAATTCCCCTTTTTCTATTGGATTTAAAGTTATAAATGATTCATCTTTTGGTAGATGATTTTGGTGCTGACAAGCTACTCTACATGAATAGCACTCTGCACATTTAGTTGTATCAATAAGCATTCCATAGCGTGCCATTAGCTTCTCACCTTCCTAACCTTGACAATGTTTTCATGTGCCATATTCGTACCACCGATAGGGTCGACTTGATACGGTAAAAAATCTAAATAGCTAAATCCAACCCCATTAGCCGTTTTTAAATGTTCAGAAAATCTTCCGTAGCCAGATGGTACATATACAGCTTCTGGATGAAGACGTTCAGTTACCTTCACTCTTACCTGCTTTGTCGCAACGTCATTGTAAACTTCTACTAAGTCTCCATCTTTTACACCGAACAATTCTGCTTTTCGAGTATTGATCCAGAGACGTTCACCGTTAGTTGTTTCTGTAATAGCCATAAGCTCGGGAATATCTGCTGTAAAAGTTTGAGAGTGGTAACCTTGCTTACCAGTAATAAGACGAACGGATTCTCCAATAGGTTTAACACTTGGTTCCATCCATTTTACAACTGGGCTAAATCCTGCTTTTTTATAGGCTTCACTTAAAAACTCTACTTTTCCAGAAGGAGTTTTTAAAGTTGGAACCGTTCCAATTTTATTACTTAATGCTAAAGTAATAGTTCCACTGTCTCTTATTTGCTTCATAGAAAGATTAGCTGGTGCTAGGATAGCTTCGTTTAGTTCTTCTAAGGTAAAGTCAAAATATTTACCTAATCCCATTTCTTTAGCAAGTTCTGTAAAGATTTCATCTGATCCTTTTGTTTCTGGATGGATTTTCTCAATTGCCCGTTGACCAAAAACGTAAGTACCCACATCAGCGGAAATAACGTGATCTCTTTCCAAATAGGAAGATTCAGGTAATACATAATCTGCAAGTAACGCTGTCTCAGACAATTGGACATCGATTACAACCATAAGCTCTAAAGCATTTAACCCATCTGTCATATACTCTGGATTCGAATAATTACGTACTGGATTGGTATGATTGAATATGGCAGCTTTAATTTTTCCTTGTTTAGCTTTTTCCGGAAGTACTACTGAGACTCCATGATTGGTAGGTACCAACTTAAATTCAGCATCCACTCTTTCTATAGTGGATGGTTGAGGAGTAGGACCTGCTATTGTTCCTAGTTCTGGTTTTGCTTTAAAAACGAGTCCACCGCTTTGTTGAATATTTCCTAATAAAGCATTAAATAATGCTACAGCTCTGGCGGCTTCTGCACCATTTGAATAAGTAGCACCGAATGCACCTCGCCATGATGGCTCAATGACCGCATTTGGTTTAAGAGCAGCCATATCTCTTGCTATTTCAGTTATTTTCTCAGCAGAAATACCAGTGATCTTAGAACCCCATTCAGGAGTATATTCTTCTAATGCTTTCGCATACTCCTCGAATCCAATCGAGTATTTTTCAACAAAATCTTTATCATATAAATTTCCTGTTACTAATACATTGGACATAGCAAGAACAAGTGCAAGGTCTGTTCCAGGACGAATGGCTACCCACTCATCAGCAAATGCTGCCGTATTATTTAGTCTTGGATCAACAATAACAACCTTTGCACGTCTATCCTTCGCAATAGCTAATTCTTGGATAGAAGATGGTTTAATTCCATCACCATAACTTCTACCTATAAATAAGATGTACTTAGAATTTTCAACATCAGCTGATGGTACCCCACCTAAAGTATGTTTAAAACCGGTGTCTCTTCCGTTTGAACATGCACTATGGTGTGTGAAGTAGTTTGGTGATCCAATGGCATCTAAGAACCTTTTTCCATAAAAAGTACCAGTAGGGCGCGGATTTTCTGTATAAGCAACAACCTGTGGACCATTTTCTTTTATAATTTGATTAAGTTTTTCACCAATTTCTTTATATGCTTGTTCCCATGAAATCGGTTCAAACTCACCGTCAGAACCCTTCTTTAAAGGCTGTGTCACACGATCAGGTGCGTATGGAAAAGTTATTAAACCATGACCTCTAGCACAAAGTTTTCCTTTACTGCTAGGATGATCAGCCAAACCTTGAATTTTCCAGATATGATCATCCAACTTATACACGTTAATTCCACACTTGTTAGAACAGCCGTCACAAACTGATGGAAGATCAGAGGCAGCCTCACTAAAAGCTTGAGCTCTTTCTTGAAAAGCTTTAAATTCCACAGTGCCAATGGTAGCCAATGCTGTCGTAGCGGCAGATGCTTTCAAAAAGGTACGTCTGTTTAATTTGTTATTAAGCATTATGCTTTTCCTCCTTTATTATTGTGAAAATATTCACAACAGTTTTCAGAACGTATGAAAATGGCAAGTCTTAGACTTCACTCTATCAGACCCCCTTAGTCTACAATCCGCTACCCAGTCGTCTTTTTTCTTCAGAAAGCACTTGCCTGATTAAATCTGTTACAACAACATACAACTCGCTATTTTCCAGTGTTTGTAATTTATAAAAAAAGTCACCTAGCCAATCTAAGTGATCTTGAATAAACTGTTTGGCATATATTTCATAGTCAGAACCTATTAAAAATGCCAAAAATTCAAGTAATAAAGTCAAATGATCAGGCATCATC
This genomic stretch from Bacillaceae bacterium S4-13-56 harbors:
- a CDS encoding cysteine desulfurase family protein, which produces MEEIYLDNSATTKPYPEVAEKVIEMLTKYYGNPSSIHRLGLESKSEVETARKNLADSLAVHPNEIYFTSGGTESNNIAIKGACLAKSNIGNHIVTTVAEHPSVTKTVRDLKRQGWKVSYIPVRNGKLNIEKLENAIQTNTVLVSTMLVNNETGYIFPVRKIKEIIERKNSSALLHCDAVQGYGKLPFTADSLGADLITISSHKIHGPKGVGALYVKKDTPLYSLHLGGGQERGLRSGTENTSSIAGFGVAVKRTFDNMEENVTHIREIRDYCLESVQNKLPQAILHSSKYGAPHIVHFSLPGFLNSEVVTELSRQNIFISGAAACKSNHSRGPSMLESLGLTREMANSALRISLSYQNTKEDIDRLINGLKQINTLKELAEK
- a CDS encoding CAP domain-containing protein, translated to MKKINVAWFCFLLLLTSCNVNENDQGQNELNNEKDNISSLRTDLDSKNYPHTQPVKIQDAKYEFRTINGKGQNNIQSPNFQMNQNQTQQRQDYSRLQNTNNIQAKQKNQQQTQEQITKKQNNQNQNVDQGKTQENKNQTTQDNKANNNFVQSVIELTNVERQKQGLPVLEGYTELSNVAQEKAQDMNQKGYFSHTSPTYGSPFDMIRDFGINYQSAGENIAKGQKSPEEVVNAWMNSEGHRANILDNKFTHIGVGFDPGGNQWVQMFIKK
- the rlmD gene encoding 23S rRNA (uracil(1939)-C(5))-methyltransferase RlmD translates to MKPEIGQVFEAEIRQLDKKGSGQAVVWRETGNENPKKLKLTIPQTLPGETVRVTVDSPDRKRWKAMPDEILKTHSERVTPPCPHFDLCGGCVWQHWSYEGQLEQKTDHVRESIGSQGFDTNLVLDTIGMDDQWHYRNKMEFTFSPEGELGLHEQGNWRKIISLETCLIAGKEMVEAAMEVAQWAREHYLKGYDKDAHEGLLRHLMVRQSFATGEIMLALFATDPPEGELSVPINDLVSRITSTFPQVKSLMWLENTDWGDRTQSEKSHILHGRDFINDEMAGYRYRLWFDTFFQTNPVQAQKLVDLALEMGKPQKSEKMIDLFCGVGTFSLPFADRVGKMAGIEIVESSIESAKRNAKDNEIPNTYFLAKDARKGIDQILEEFGHPELLLLDPPRSGAGGKVMRRIGRSQPDRIVYVSCNPETFATDIKELEPFGYKLKVVQPVDLFPHTVHVECVALLEKE
- a CDS encoding 4Fe-4S binding protein yields the protein MGILSKWLESLDYSYEVLQTCTRYASHRSKCQKCADSCPKDAIIFKNNVPTIEYSRCDQCGECLSACPIQAIAGIFPKRTITRSQLILSGEFTPSTKELLIYYKKGIKSILFTDDSVYNQCKQVLSETNKTLDILNESNFTFEIKKLDPNTESLSRRELLFHWKNDSEQVMKEFTPAKWRFNQTDLDLPRHYPDYQFAEITLNSDKCVLCKACEKLCNKKCLEINEDYFLIDSQRCSACQLCQDICPEKAISVSEKISRHNPLQFKVYNKTCTKCNNPFQTMSNDETTCFICDRSSDFLKGF
- the nrfD gene encoding NrfD/PsrC family molybdoenzyme membrane anchor subunit; its protein translation is MAWGTIIAWYLFLAGLSAGAYLTAYVVSNKSPLSTTIQKTGYFLAPALLGIGLLLLVFDAEAGLKDPLRFIYLFVNFPSSMMTNGTIILSIFMMIALFKAVMLYFKKNVPKIVDIIGVIFAVGTAAYTGLLIGVVKAVPLWNTSILPILFVVSAMSTGIAATVLLASLVNRHAAHGLKWLKKTHLVLLALEVLIIFFMFYVTMNANEVAYLSIKSIITGNWSLLFWLGLMLFGLGLPMLIEGIELLLGRRSSKKQSAEAEVAATSTGVLHLVPTVVTEAGVLVGGFILRYILLAAAISTSIFL
- a CDS encoding 4Fe-4S dicluster domain-containing protein codes for the protein MARYGMLIDTTKCAECYSCRVACQHQNHLPKDESFITLNPIEKGEFPNVSFQVLPVQCQHCENPPCKEVCPTGATYQTEHGFVLVDEDRCIGCKYCMVACPYDARVQHHETGVVLKCKFCYEGVIAVAGASGEAEATSGASSNIEDIPACVNTCISSARIFGDLDDPNSTISKEIIARKAALLRPDLGTKPKIYYVR
- a CDS encoding molybdopterin-dependent oxidoreductase, producing MLNNKLNRRTFLKASAATTALATIGTVEFKAFQERAQAFSEAASDLPSVCDGCSNKCGINVYKLDDHIWKIQGLADHPSSKGKLCARGHGLITFPYAPDRVTQPLKKGSDGEFEPISWEQAYKEIGEKLNQIIKENGPQVVAYTENPRPTGTFYGKRFLDAIGSPNYFTHHSACSNGRDTGFKHTLGGVPSADVENSKYILFIGRSYGDGIKPSSIQELAIAKDRRAKVVIVDPRLNNTAAFADEWVAIRPGTDLALVLAMSNVLVTGNLYDKDFVEKYSIGFEEYAKALEEYTPEWGSKITGISAEKITEIARDMAALKPNAVIEPSWRGAFGATYSNGAEAARAVALFNALLGNIQQSGGLVFKAKPELGTIAGPTPQPSTIERVDAEFKLVPTNHGVSVVLPEKAKQGKIKAAIFNHTNPVRNYSNPEYMTDGLNALELMVVIDVQLSETALLADYVLPESSYLERDHVISADVGTYVFGQRAIEKIHPETKGSDEIFTELAKEMGLGKYFDFTLEELNEAILAPANLSMKQIRDSGTITLALSNKIGTVPTLKTPSGKVEFLSEAYKKAGFSPVVKWMEPSVKPIGESVRLITGKQGYHSQTFTADIPELMAITETTNGERLWINTRKAELFGVKDGDLVEVYNDVATKQVRVKVTERLHPEAVYVPSGYGRFSEHLKTANGVGFSYLDFLPYQVDPIGGTNMAHENIVKVRKVRS